Genomic segment of Streptosporangium sp. NBC_01755:
CGCGGGCGACCGGGGCCGCGGCTGCCGCAGCAGCCGCGGCGGCCACGGCTGGACGTACCTCGCGCGAGCGTGCGGCGGCACGCTTGGACTGGGCGTGGCGGGCCTTGCGCGACGCCCTGACCCGGACCGACGCGGGCCGCGGCGCGGCCCGCCAGATCCGGCCGTTCAACGTGACCTCGGCGGGCTCGGAGATGGGAGCCATCCGGCACCAGGTACGCGGCTCACCCACATAGCGCATCTGCGACTGGAGCAGCTCGGTGAGCCTCTTGCTCTCGATCACCGGCCGGGTGGAGAGCCAGGTGACGACACCGGGCGGCACCAGGTAAAGCACATGCCAGGGGGCCGCGAACGGCAGGCCGAGCAGGTAGAGCAGGAGCGACCACGGGGCCAGCACTCCCACGAATCCACCGATCCAGACGATCGGGAGCGGCGTCGGCAGCCGTAGGTCGTACAGCTTGTAGAGCCGCTTCTCAATCCTCCAGATATTGGTGTACGTGGGCAGATCCACGTGATCCTCCTTTCCGCCTCTCCTTGTTTGACCGTTTGGAGGCGGTCTCAACCCCCCGAGATGCCCAGTGCGCCCGCAATCGCCTTGGCAGTCACCTCGATGATGTTCGGCACGTAGAAGATCACTCCGATGGCGATCGCCAGGATGATGAACTGAACGAATCTGGTGATCTCACGGGTGAAGAGGAAGAAGAGGGCCACCACCGAGACGATGACGAGGAAGAGCGGCGCGAAGAAACTGCGGAGGAAGTCAGCGAGGCCCTCTGTGTTGACGCCTGCCGGAGGGGCTGTGGGCTGAGCGAACTCCATGGCGCTCAGCAGCATGGTCTTGAGAATCACTTCTTGTCCTCCGTACTCACGATCGCGGCCTCCTGGCGGCGACGGGCCCGCGACGCACTCGCGCGCGAACCCGAACCGGCGGCTCGTCGATCAGGGGGGGTCTGCTCACCGTGGACCGGCACCATTCGATCATGTGTTACCTCGCCACAGATCGATATGCACCGCGAATATCCTTGACGAACCACTTGTCGCCTTGCTTGACCACGGTGAGCAGGTAGGCCTGCTCGAGCTTGCCTTCCATCTGGCCGGGATCGGCGGGTTCCGGTTCGGTGGACTGCCTCGCCTTCGACGGCACGCCCCACAGGACCGTCGCGGTCACCTCGCGGGTGGCCCCCCCGGGAAGGGGCACGGCGAGCTCTTTGAGCTGCAGGAAGGTGAACGCGCCGCCGAACCCCTCCAGGGTGATCCCGGCGTCGGCGTAACGCTGCAGCGAGGCGGTGTCGCTCGCCGCGTAGGCCTTGAAGAAGTCCTCCAGCGGGGTGCGCAGCTCCTGCTCCGCGGCGCGGTCACGGTCGGGTGCGGCCTTGGGCGGCAGGCTCGCCGCCTTCGGCGCCGGCAGGATGCCCGGGCGCCCCGCGACGACGAACCTCTTCGTGGACCGGTCGTGGTAGATGGGCACCGACAGGAGCTGGCGGCGGTCGTCCGACTGGTAGAGGACGGTGACGACCGCGTTGTCCGTGTCGACGACCTCGATCCCGTACGGCTGCACCGCGCCGGCGCTCATCCGGCCGAAACCGTCCCAGCCGAACTGCGGCTCCGTGCCTTCGGGCAGGTAGGGGACGAGCCGCGACTTCCTCTCCTCAAGCCGGGCCCCGTCGAAGTTCAGGTAGACCTCGGCGAACTGGGTCGCGAAGGCGGACCCCTGGGCGGCGGGGAATCCGTCCGCGGAGGCGGGCGCCGCGCCCGAGGGGGCGTTCTGCTGGGTGAAGCGCTCAAAGGGTGCGCGGACCCCGTTCACGACGATGACGACTATCAGCGCCCAGAGCACGGCGCGGCCGGTCCACACCAGCCAGCGACCGCCTCCACCGGACCAGCGACCACGCGACGCGCCCCGCCCGCGCGCCGGGGCGCGTCCGAGATCGGGGTCGTCGGGGAAGTCCGGGTATGCCGACAGCTCAGGGTCGCCAGCGATCCGGGGATCACGCTGGACCGTCGACCTTCGAGCCATCACGCCTCCGCTCGCGTCAATCCTCGGCCGCACGGTGTCGTATTGCCGCTGATCCCGTTGACCATGGTGACGCACTTACTCTAGCCGCCCCGCCGATTCTTCCAGGAAAGCCACGCCTATGCTGCAGGCATCGCGATGACTGAGCAAACCGGGTCTGGAGCCCCGACGAGGCCGCCGATGTCATCGATGACCGGCGAAAAGCACATTGCCCCTGGCCAGCGCATGGTGCGATTACTCAAACGCCACGCATTGCTAACTGGACGGCCCTCTGACTGTCGCGACCTGCGCATTTAACCCGAAATACGTCACCCAGTGTCACACCCCCCGGAATGGCCATGCCTACCTGCCTCCAACCAGACAACTCACCACTCTGAGGACGGCGAGCCGGAAAAGCCGCCAGGTACCGGAACTCTCCCACTCGCGGACAGAACCGGTCACCACAGGTCGTCGTCCCACTACGCGACGGGAGGATGATCCGGCCCGCTCCCGTCATGAATGATCATGACCTTCGCCTTCCTGATACGGGCGGAAATACGGGCAAAAATCCTCGCCGACGTCTTGGACGGCCGTTAGCAGCGTGCTCGGCTCCGGAGCATACGAGGCAGCCAATCGCGGCAAGCCGACCGTGCGAGGT
This window contains:
- a CDS encoding conjugal transfer protein, with the translated sequence MARRSTVQRDPRIAGDPELSAYPDFPDDPDLGRAPARGRGASRGRWSGGGGRWLVWTGRAVLWALIVVIVVNGVRAPFERFTQQNAPSGAAPASADGFPAAQGSAFATQFAEVYLNFDGARLEERKSRLVPYLPEGTEPQFGWDGFGRMSAGAVQPYGIEVVDTDNAVVTVLYQSDDRRQLLSVPIYHDRSTKRFVVAGRPGILPAPKAASLPPKAAPDRDRAAEQELRTPLEDFFKAYAASDTASLQRYADAGITLEGFGGAFTFLQLKELAVPLPGGATREVTATVLWGVPSKARQSTEPEPADPGQMEGKLEQAYLLTVVKQGDKWFVKDIRGAYRSVAR